The following proteins come from a genomic window of Solidesulfovibrio sp.:
- a CDS encoding 2-oxoacid:acceptor oxidoreductase subunit alpha, producing MSQIRKKRREAFLLGNEAVVEGALAAGCSFYAGYPITPSTEIMETMAKRLPQVVDGVFLQMEDEIASMGAVIGASLAGRKAMTATSGPGFSLMQEQIGYAAMTETPLVLVDVMRGGASTGLPTSPGQGDVQQARWGAHGDHPIIVLSASDVPECLEMTVVAFNFAEKYRTPVILLLDEITAHTREKIGLPEPGDFEIFSRLVPTMPPEWYKPYEETLRGVPPMPPVGTGYRFHVTGLSHDPLGFPTARPEEVRAMVERQFRKIDRFFHDIQLVEHVNTDDAEVLVIAYGCVARSARLAVRQAREAGVRAGLLILRTLYPFPRVHAEKLMRNCRLVVVPELNVGQISREVKRVNEGYTAVRTINRIDGQIITPSQILKEIA from the coding sequence GTGAGCCAGATCCGCAAAAAACGCCGCGAGGCCTTCCTGCTGGGCAACGAGGCCGTGGTCGAGGGCGCCCTGGCCGCCGGCTGCTCCTTCTACGCCGGCTACCCCATCACCCCGTCCACCGAAATCATGGAGACCATGGCCAAGCGCCTGCCCCAGGTCGTGGACGGCGTCTTCTTGCAGATGGAGGACGAGATCGCCTCCATGGGCGCGGTCATCGGCGCCTCCCTGGCCGGCCGCAAGGCCATGACCGCCACGTCCGGCCCCGGGTTCTCGCTTATGCAGGAGCAGATCGGCTACGCCGCCATGACCGAGACGCCCTTGGTGCTCGTGGACGTCATGCGCGGCGGGGCCAGCACCGGGCTGCCCACCAGCCCCGGTCAGGGCGACGTGCAGCAGGCCCGCTGGGGCGCCCACGGCGACCACCCCATCATCGTCTTGTCGGCCTCGGATGTGCCCGAATGCCTGGAGATGACGGTCGTGGCCTTCAATTTCGCCGAAAAATACCGCACGCCGGTCATCCTGCTCCTCGACGAGATCACCGCCCACACCCGGGAGAAGATCGGCCTGCCCGAGCCCGGCGATTTCGAGATCTTTTCCCGCCTCGTCCCGACCATGCCCCCGGAATGGTACAAGCCCTACGAGGAGACCCTGCGCGGCGTGCCGCCCATGCCGCCCGTCGGCACGGGCTACCGCTTCCACGTCACGGGGCTGTCCCACGATCCCCTGGGCTTTCCCACGGCCCGGCCCGAGGAAGTGCGGGCCATGGTCGAGCGCCAGTTCCGCAAGATCGACCGGTTTTTCCACGACATCCAGCTCGTGGAGCACGTGAACACCGACGACGCCGAGGTGCTGGTCATCGCCTACGGCTGCGTGGCCCGCTCGGCCCGGCTGGCCGTGCGCCAGGCCCGGGAGGCCGGGGTCAGGGCCGGGCTGCTCATCCTCAGGACGCTTTATCCATTCCCCCGGGTCCATGCGGAAAAGCTCATGCGCAACTGCCGGTTGGTGGTGGTGCCCGAACTCAACGTGGGCCAGATCTCC
- a CDS encoding 4Fe-4S binding protein: protein MTEASKGQNRVVVYPDWCKGCGICVAFCPKHVLATGPDGKARVVDEDACVNCGFCEPHCPDFAIVVAPRNGNGRNGCHKPAAPEPQPAGQPSPNPPADDKEGQP, encoded by the coding sequence ATGACCGAGGCATCGAAAGGACAAAACCGCGTCGTCGTCTACCCCGACTGGTGCAAGGGCTGCGGCATCTGTGTCGCATTTTGCCCGAAACACGTACTCGCCACCGGCCCCGATGGCAAGGCCAGGGTCGTGGACGAGGACGCCTGCGTCAACTGCGGCTTCTGCGAACCCCATTGCCCGGATTTCGCCATCGTCGTGGCGCCGCGAAACGGCAATGGCCGCAATGGCTGCCACAAGCCGGCCGCGCCCGAGCCGCAACCCGCCGGCCAACCCTCCCCGAACCCGCCGGCCGACGATAAGGAGGGACAGCCGTGA
- a CDS encoding peptidylprolyl isomerase has protein sequence MVTQGRIFWLRALVALCCVLAATLGGVSVARAEGGKPMVKLTTSKGDIVIELDKEKAPITTENFLKYVKAGHYDGLVFHRVINGFMIQGGGMDKSMKERATQAPIQNEADNGLKNKAYTLAMARTADPHSATAQFFINVADNGFLDHTGKNPQGWGYAVFGKVISGQEVVDAIKAVPTMTKGFHENVPVVPVIIEKAEVVSE, from the coding sequence ATGGTGACACAAGGCCGGATTTTCTGGCTGCGGGCGCTTGTGGCGCTTTGCTGCGTTCTGGCCGCAACCCTGGGCGGTGTTTCCGTCGCCCGGGCCGAGGGAGGTAAACCCATGGTCAAGCTGACGACCAGCAAAGGCGACATCGTCATCGAACTGGACAAGGAAAAGGCGCCCATCACGACCGAGAATTTCCTGAAATACGTCAAGGCCGGCCATTATGACGGCTTGGTGTTCCATCGGGTCATCAACGGCTTCATGATCCAGGGCGGCGGCATGGACAAGTCCATGAAGGAGCGCGCCACCCAGGCCCCGATCCAGAACGAGGCGGACAACGGGCTCAAAAACAAGGCCTACACCTTGGCCATGGCCCGCACGGCCGATCCGCATTCGGCCACGGCCCAGTTTTTCATCAACGTGGCCGACAACGGCTTCCTGGACCACACGGGCAAGAACCCGCAGGGCTGGGGCTACGCGGTGTTCGGCAAGGTCATCTCGGGCCAGGAGGTGGTGGACGCCATCAAGGCCGTGCCGACGATGACCAAGGGTTTCCACGAGAACGTGCCCGTGGTGCCGGTGATCATCGAAAAAGCGGAAGTGGTCAGCGAGTAG
- a CDS encoding double-cubane-cluster-containing anaerobic reductase: protein MRPSIMERFDGLADRFLADIEPLKDSGSLVVGIYCTYAPVELVRAAGAVPVGLCGKKQAPIPAAERTLPANLCPLIKSSYGYAVTDTCPYFAAADLLVGETTCDGKKKMYEHLGKIKPLHLMHLPATGGEAQDAYWLGEVRRFKTFLESATGRAITDEALGAEIRLQNEVRRLLSLVLSTSRGPCVPLSGLDMLRVTEAKSFSADPHAYAATLRELSAELEALSAAGTSCVSADARRILLTGCPVGRGSEKLLRLIEESGAVVVAAENCSGVKSFDGLVEEAGDPLAAIARRYLRIPCSVMTPNAGRLELLDRLTQEMRPHGVVDLTWHCCHTYNVESPIVAAHMLEKHGLPTLHIETDYADADVEQLRTRVEAFLEIL, encoded by the coding sequence ATGCGTCCATCCATCATGGAACGCTTCGACGGATTGGCGGATCGTTTTTTGGCGGACATCGAGCCCCTCAAGGACTCGGGAAGCCTCGTCGTCGGTATCTATTGCACCTACGCCCCGGTGGAACTGGTGCGCGCCGCCGGCGCCGTGCCGGTGGGCCTTTGCGGCAAGAAGCAAGCGCCCATCCCCGCGGCCGAGCGGACCCTGCCCGCCAATCTTTGCCCGCTGATCAAGTCCAGTTACGGCTATGCGGTGACGGACACCTGTCCCTATTTCGCCGCGGCGGATCTGTTGGTCGGAGAAACGACCTGCGACGGCAAAAAGAAGATGTACGAGCACCTGGGCAAGATAAAGCCCTTGCATCTCATGCACCTGCCGGCGACCGGCGGCGAGGCCCAGGACGCCTATTGGCTGGGCGAGGTGCGGCGGTTCAAGACGTTCCTGGAATCGGCCACCGGCCGGGCCATCACGGACGAGGCCCTGGGCGCGGAAATCCGCCTCCAAAACGAGGTGCGCCGCCTGCTTTCCCTGGTGCTCTCCACATCGCGGGGCCCGTGCGTCCCGTTAAGCGGCCTGGACATGTTGCGCGTCACCGAAGCCAAAAGTTTCAGCGCCGACCCCCACGCCTATGCCGCCACACTGCGGGAACTGTCGGCCGAACTGGAGGCGCTTTCGGCCGCCGGGACCTCCTGCGTCTCCGCCGACGCCCGCCGCATCCTCCTGACGGGTTGCCCGGTGGGACGCGGTTCGGAGAAGCTTCTGCGCCTGATCGAGGAAAGCGGCGCCGTGGTGGTCGCCGCCGAGAACTGCTCGGGGGTCAAAAGCTTCGATGGCCTGGTGGAGGAGGCGGGCGATCCCCTGGCCGCCATCGCCCGCCGTTATCTGCGCATCCCCTGCTCGGTCATGACCCCCAACGCCGGCCGACTCGAACTGCTCGACCGGTTGACGCAGGAGATGCGGCCCCATGGCGTGGTCGACCTCACCTGGCACTGCTGCCACACCTACAACGTGGAATCCCCGATCGTGGCCGCGCACATGCTGGAAAAGCACGGCTTGCCTACGCTGCATATCGAGACGGATTACGCCGACGCCGACGTGGAACAGCTGCGCACGCGCGTGGAAGCGTTCCTGGAGATACTGTAG
- a CDS encoding nitrogenase component 1, protein MAEEFAFEEALGKRRAVELDHGAAGIEAFDSPLMPSGNHVSHGETTIADLEGTANAVGTIALNPYEGGKAAQYLEKELGLPTVIGPTPIGIRSTDTFLANRRKLTGKPIPESLVRERGIAIDALTDLAHMFFADKRVAIYGNPDLAIGLQAARPRHGGFPQAGGQGESRRPKGLRFWEVTDRAAIDAVLTAGKVLYLALCDEDTPFLVPVFYAFAGDVLYFHGARVGTKMSILKRNPKLCFAVSLDQGVVESENACDFEAAHRTVVGLGRASVVEDEAEKIAALDRSVARFTDRKFDYPKPGGHGRRAHRDRVHQGQTPRLGLRWLWRGICCHPPARSPGRPRQPDRRGLRGGGKIQAGDEQAADSGTKPRSATPVGVWPGKPPGGSDRRLARAGKRRPSRIAVLPKRSSSDPEETKPSPLPSEQQEPNAGGTMGGVPGDTMRKLFQTPSVMHDKHGHAANLYQQGQEESSFPGTIASTQTIEGHIETKGKSVAHDPVIRSPPLHRGVYVYLQYKETAARQNNQIRNYCMWATDPMQ, encoded by the coding sequence GTGGCCGAAGAGTTCGCTTTCGAGGAGGCTCTCGGGAAGCGCCGCGCAGTTGAACTTGATCATGGGGCCGCCGGCATCGAGGCCTTCGATTCGCCGCTCATGCCCTCGGGCAACCACGTCTCCCACGGCGAGACCACCATCGCCGACCTGGAAGGCACGGCCAACGCCGTGGGCACCATCGCGCTGAATCCCTACGAAGGGGGCAAGGCCGCCCAGTACCTGGAAAAGGAGCTCGGCCTCCCGACCGTGATCGGCCCGACGCCCATCGGCATCCGCAGCACGGACACCTTTCTGGCCAACCGCAGAAAGCTCACCGGCAAGCCCATCCCCGAGTCGCTCGTGCGCGAGCGCGGCATCGCCATCGACGCGCTGACCGACCTCGCCCACATGTTCTTCGCCGACAAGCGCGTGGCCATCTACGGCAACCCGGATCTGGCCATCGGCCTGCAGGCCGCAAGGCCCCGCCACGGCGGTTTCCCCCAGGCCGGGGGGCAAGGGGAGAGCCGGCGGCCAAAGGGCTTGCGCTTTTGGGAGGTCACGGACCGCGCCGCCATCGACGCCGTGCTTACGGCCGGCAAGGTCCTGTATCTGGCCCTTTGCGACGAGGACACGCCGTTTCTCGTCCCGGTCTTCTACGCCTTCGCCGGCGACGTCCTGTATTTCCACGGCGCGCGCGTGGGCACGAAGATGTCCATTCTCAAGCGCAATCCCAAGCTCTGCTTCGCCGTCTCCCTGGACCAGGGGGTGGTGGAGAGTGAGAACGCCTGCGACTTCGAGGCCGCCCACCGCACCGTGGTGGGCCTTGGCCGGGCGAGCGTGGTGGAGGACGAGGCGGAAAAGATCGCCGCCCTGGACCGGAGCGTGGCGCGGTTCACGGACAGGAAGTTCGACTATCCCAAGCCTGGCGGCCACGGCCGTCGTGCGCATCGCGATCGAGTCCATCAAGGGCAAACGCCACGGCTTGGCTTGAGATGGCTGTGGAGGGGAATTTGCTGTCACCCGCCTGCGCGGTCGCCCGGCCGACCGCGGCAACCGGACCGCCGGGGATTACGAGGCGGCGGGAAAATCCAGGCAGGAGACGAACAGGCGGCGGATTCAGGAACGAAACCCCGCAGCGCGACGCCCGTTGGCGTCTGGCCCGGCAAGCCGCCGGGGGGAAGCGACCGTCGCTTGGCGAGGGCGGGGAAGCGCAGGCCTTCCCGGATCGCCGTTTTACCGAAGAGGAGCTCCTCCGACCCGGAGGAAACGAAGCCTTCGCCGCTTCCCTCCGAACAGCAGGAGCCAAATGCCGGAGGGACCATGGGCGGCGTACCCGGCGACACGATGCGAAAACTGTTTCAGACGCCAAGCGTCATGCACGACAAACACGGACATGCGGCGAACCTATATCAACAGGGCCAGGAAGAATCATCGTTTCCCGGCACAATTGCCTCAACCCAAACAATCGAAGGACATATCGAGACAAAGGGAAAATCCGTCGCCCATGATCCGGTTATCCGCTCGCCACCGTTACATCGCGGTGTTTACGTTTATTTACAGTACAAGGAGACCGCTGCACGCCAAAACAATCAAATCCGCAACTACTGTATGTGGGCTACCGATCCGATGCAGTGA
- a CDS encoding sigma-54 factor interaction domain-containing protein, with translation MIKFNCAALPESLLESELFGHEKGAFTGAMGLRRGRFEEADGGTIFLDEVGELSLGVEAKLLRVLQERAFERVGGNKTGTVDIRIVAATNKDLTAMAARGNSARTSTFASTSFPCSCRRCATGAATSSLWPNISSSASPRRQARSSTGSPPRRLPCS, from the coding sequence ATGATCAAGTTCAACTGCGCGGCGCTTCCCGAGAGCCTCCTCGAAAGCGAACTCTTCGGCCACGAAAAGGGGGCGTTCACCGGGGCGATGGGGCTGCGGCGGGGCCGGTTCGAGGAGGCCGACGGCGGCACCATCTTCCTCGACGAGGTGGGCGAACTGTCGCTGGGCGTCGAGGCCAAGCTCCTGCGCGTGCTCCAGGAGCGGGCCTTCGAACGCGTGGGCGGCAACAAGACCGGGACCGTGGACATCCGCATCGTGGCCGCCACCAACAAGGACCTGACCGCCATGGCCGCCCGGGGGAATTCCGCCAGGACCTCTACTTTCGCCTCAACGTCTTTCCCCTGCTCGTGCCGCCGTTGCGCGACCGGGGCAGCGACATCGTCACTCTGGCCGAACATTTCGTCGTCCGCTTCGCCCAGGAGACAGGCAAGGTCATCAACCGGATCACCACCCCGACGCTTACCATGCTCATGA
- a CDS encoding helix-turn-helix domain-containing protein: MRDRGSDIVTLAEHFVVRFAQETGKVINRITTPTLTMLMSYPWPGNVRELENVIHRAVILTEDDAIHGYNLPLSLQTPVLSGQGRPYGLVARLEAMEYEMLVEALRLHHGNFTEAARELGLTRRTMGLRMKKYRLDYREFRREGSPDGRPLLDRLKHGPEGGTP; this comes from the coding sequence TTGCGCGACCGGGGCAGCGACATCGTCACTCTGGCCGAACATTTCGTCGTCCGCTTCGCCCAGGAGACAGGCAAGGTCATCAACCGGATCACCACCCCGACGCTTACCATGCTCATGAGCTACCCCTGGCCCGGCAACGTCCGGGAACTGGAAAACGTCATCCACCGGGCCGTCATCCTGACCGAGGACGACGCCATCCACGGCTACAACCTGCCGCTTTCCCTGCAAACCCCGGTGCTCTCCGGCCAGGGCCGCCCGTATGGCCTCGTGGCCCGGCTCGAAGCCATGGAATACGAGATGCTCGTGGAGGCGTTGCGGCTCCACCACGGCAACTTCACCGAGGCGGCCCGGGAACTCGGCCTCACCCGTCGGACCATGGGCCTTCGCATGAAGAAGTACCGGCTCGACTACCGGGAATTCCGTCGGGAGGGCTCCCCGGACGGGCGCCCCCTCCTCGACCGCCTGAAACACGGGCCGGAAGGCGGCACTCCCTGA
- a CDS encoding glycosyltransferase family 2 protein yields MNTTPQKISVLLPVMNEEDNILPLVERLVPVLESVTEDYEIIFVDDGSKDNTAEKILTARKSNTKIVLIKLSRNFGQHFAAQAAFDYCHGDRIVWMDADLQEPPEAIISLLNKMDEGYDVVYGVRKSLGGPFFKRMGSLLYIYVFNKLVKHPQPMNASVMRILNRKCVEAINMMPERVRFITALNSWVGFKWAGVEIDYHVRRSGKTKYNFSKRINNALDAILSFTMIPLKFISIVGFFISLLSIAFSLCILLAFITKIWTAGVVGWTTIVVSLFFLGGVQMMCLGLIGEYIGRIYFEVKARPLYIIDSITD; encoded by the coding sequence ATGAATACGACCCCCCAAAAAATATCCGTACTTCTTCCCGTCATGAACGAAGAAGATAACATCTTGCCTCTCGTAGAGCGGCTTGTCCCTGTCCTCGAATCAGTTACTGAGGATTATGAGATCATATTTGTTGACGACGGTTCAAAAGACAATACCGCAGAAAAAATTCTTACCGCACGAAAATCAAATACAAAAATAGTTTTGATTAAACTTTCAAGAAATTTCGGACAACACTTCGCTGCACAGGCAGCTTTCGATTACTGCCATGGTGATCGTATTGTATGGATGGATGCGGATTTGCAAGAACCCCCCGAGGCAATTATCAGCCTACTCAACAAAATGGATGAAGGCTACGATGTTGTTTATGGTGTCAGAAAATCACTAGGCGGCCCTTTTTTCAAGAGAATGGGGTCATTGCTCTATATCTATGTGTTTAATAAACTTGTAAAACACCCGCAACCGATGAATGCCTCAGTCATGCGGATTTTAAACCGTAAATGTGTCGAAGCGATAAACATGATGCCCGAACGGGTTCGGTTCATCACAGCTTTAAACTCCTGGGTTGGCTTCAAATGGGCTGGCGTCGAAATCGATTATCACGTCAGGCGCTCCGGCAAGACAAAATACAATTTTTCAAAAAGGATTAACAATGCCTTAGACGCCATCCTCTCATTCACAATGATTCCACTCAAATTCATCTCCATAGTCGGTTTTTTTATATCTTTGTTGAGCATTGCCTTTTCTTTGTGTATTCTATTAGCTTTCATCACAAAAATTTGGACAGCTGGCGTTGTTGGATGGACGACAATTGTAGTGTCGTTATTTTTTCTGGGTGGCGTACAAATGATGTGCCTGGGTCTAATAGGTGAATATATCGGACGTATATACTTTGAAGTTAAAGCCAGACCTCTTTACATCATTGACAGCATTACAGACTAG